A single window of Nostoc sp. C052 DNA harbors:
- a CDS encoding tyrosine-type recombinase/integrase has product MKIDRHGKAKVLTPEEIGRLFTSGLTTVRDRTLGAVMLYTACRVSECVTLKIQDVYDSRTKVRPELNIRKGSTKGKLSTRTIPVLDELRHHLELYKPKVSRDSYLFPGRWGRGHLHEDYAALIFRRGCKLVDIEGASTHSCRRTALTLMSNARIPLRVIQQISGHRSLEQLQEYLDVEASQVRGAIAALSMLTPPSVSSNKNDLVDENHTELFTDF; this is encoded by the coding sequence GTGAAAATTGACCGTCACGGGAAGGCAAAAGTCCTAACGCCGGAAGAAATCGGGCGTTTGTTTACTTCGGGGTTAACCACAGTCCGGGATAGAACACTTGGTGCAGTGATGCTGTACACTGCCTGTCGTGTCTCCGAATGCGTCACCCTCAAAATTCAGGATGTTTATGACAGCAGAACCAAAGTCAGACCAGAGCTGAATATTCGCAAAGGCAGCACGAAGGGAAAGCTGTCCACTCGTACAATTCCTGTGCTGGATGAACTGCGGCATCACCTGGAATTGTATAAACCCAAAGTTTCTCGTGATAGTTATCTCTTTCCTGGACGCTGGGGCCGTGGTCATTTGCATGAGGATTATGCGGCACTGATTTTTCGGAGAGGGTGCAAACTAGTAGACATTGAAGGCGCAAGTACTCACAGCTGCCGGAGAACTGCACTGACGCTGATGAGCAATGCGCGAATTCCACTGAGAGTAATTCAGCAAATCAGCGGACATCGAAGCTTGGAGCAACTGCAAGAGTATCTTGACGTGGAAGCGTCGCAAGTTCGGGGTGCGATCGCGGCATTGTCAATGCTGACACCGCCATCGGTTAGCAGCAATAAAAATGACTTGGTAGATGAGAATCATACAGAGTTATTCACAGATTTCTAG
- a CDS encoding DUF3854 domain-containing protein, which produces MNSATIEYPNNLTAAEYHELLAGSAIHPALIKRNFFHVEGESVYDFLFISDKIPRKNAGRVTDGYIKMYQHLLLGGTWIQSLDPFKNWQPMEWGRIKPNFPRIDWEKGKPVKYESPPKTPNRVTYFDVANPIQDLVAKRYLIKRYHSLLALRLLDQLNPLIFWEWVKQHPEIPIILCEGEKKAACLLSLGFVAIALPGIWNGRVGKQDFDERLHPDLVPMAQAGRKFIILFDYETSSKTRWSVFQATVRTAKAIESAGSECEVALLPGPEKGVDDFVVARGEDANALLTAIIDDAKSLKDYQRSYRAKKWGLSKYKPDVTVNVKYLSEALCIPELEEKCLRVPELYELEKEQLFTPSIKGHQRKKESTDSGGVDSSKSKKSPTFNFPKSGLVVLWSDMGTGKTELMRWWRDQNPDARFLNNGHRVNLLKNLAERLRTAMYSDLGYTGLAQAQALSITIDSLHKLNTQSLTYGCIFIDEACQYLTHLLHSNTCKQHRAAILEVLEYIVYNAPLVVIADAHMDDLTVNFFLAMRPKGEVPYIIKNEWRNGSRTIYWYEGDNESAIVAQISAALMLGEKVMVASDSKRFIKKLDKSFTIKYEESSSSPSELGGVHVKGDTSTALSNREKEELTDSSFALSPLPLTPCPARRTSYRIWSVHSDNSGSDENVAFIKDITNAVKNFDALFTSPSLGTGVDISEYHFDLVFGVFHGVSQTATECAQQLYRYRPKVPFHIWVAPRPPFGYKDTNATKIKERLLQTNEMTAFLLRIDRETGKRGAEKDWALEAYCQIMANRHYSLNNLRDDLRSLLTEMGNTFIYVGSDSDPQSLESLKAAAQALDSAHNSAVAKANNITLSEYRARQSKDYLDPNEIFECEKFRISDSYGIEVTESLVEMDKGGRLIRAIAGLEAILAPPEESFTDPKTGQSYPTPPTIVTQKDRTERDNLPLCIDWGNYSARWLARFNLGLHQILTSLMKGDEVTADDPTLLKMTEIAIHCAAHVKAILGFTIPSDCKPIWLLATLVEQLGLKLTFRKQGKRGQQVKLFSLSKEELEFAMHVIAHRVEKRNQKENRTYYATQTPAAYSVNPNQQAVSTPPPNAIGNSHCQGEDTTDESRGAEEQRSRGVEELRNKEEICTSSFPSAPLPPCPSALFTDRITLLHCVEILRSGISRGVDAIKGILKRWQSDLRWETVLELEAIAPDELRLVEDEVPEFYALLNEEVLPMEG; this is translated from the coding sequence ATGAATTCAGCGACAATTGAATACCCAAACAACCTCACGGCAGCGGAATACCATGAGTTGTTAGCTGGTAGCGCCATTCATCCGGCGTTGATTAAGCGCAACTTTTTCCATGTAGAGGGAGAATCAGTTTATGATTTCCTGTTCATATCTGATAAAATCCCACGTAAGAATGCGGGTCGGGTAACAGATGGATACATAAAAATGTATCAGCACCTATTACTAGGTGGGACGTGGATTCAGTCACTTGACCCCTTTAAAAACTGGCAACCAATGGAGTGGGGGCGGATTAAGCCGAACTTCCCTCGCATTGATTGGGAAAAAGGCAAGCCAGTTAAGTACGAATCACCCCCCAAAACCCCCAACCGCGTTACCTACTTTGATGTCGCTAACCCCATCCAGGACTTAGTTGCAAAGCGTTATTTAATTAAGCGCTATCATTCACTTTTAGCATTGCGCTTACTGGATCAACTTAATCCACTAATATTTTGGGAGTGGGTGAAACAGCATCCAGAGATTCCGATTATCTTATGCGAGGGTGAGAAGAAAGCCGCTTGCTTGCTAAGTCTGGGGTTTGTAGCGATCGCACTCCCTGGAATTTGGAACGGGCGCGTGGGCAAACAGGATTTTGATGAACGATTGCATCCTGACTTAGTACCGATGGCTCAGGCGGGACGCAAGTTCATTATTTTATTCGACTACGAAACTTCTTCTAAAACCAGGTGGTCGGTGTTTCAAGCCACTGTTCGCACTGCAAAAGCAATCGAATCGGCTGGTTCTGAATGTGAAGTTGCATTACTGCCGGGGCCAGAAAAAGGTGTAGATGATTTCGTGGTAGCCAGGGGTGAAGATGCCAATGCTCTGCTAACTGCAATTATAGACGATGCTAAATCACTAAAAGATTACCAGCGCTCATATCGGGCTAAGAAATGGGGACTTAGCAAATACAAACCAGATGTCACTGTTAATGTCAAGTATCTCTCTGAGGCTTTGTGCATTCCTGAACTTGAAGAAAAATGCTTGAGAGTGCCTGAGCTTTATGAGCTTGAAAAGGAACAACTTTTCACGCCATCTATAAAAGGACATCAAAGAAAGAAGGAGTCTACGGATTCTGGCGGAGTTGATTCATCCAAATCGAAGAAATCCCCTACCTTCAATTTCCCAAAATCAGGACTGGTCGTACTCTGGAGCGACATGGGTACAGGGAAAACTGAACTTATGCGCTGGTGGCGTGACCAAAATCCTGATGCCAGATTTCTCAACAATGGACATCGGGTTAACTTGTTGAAAAATCTTGCCGAACGTTTGCGGACGGCGATGTATTCCGACTTGGGTTACACAGGTTTAGCCCAGGCCCAAGCCCTTAGTATTACTATTGACAGCTTGCATAAGCTGAATACCCAGTCTCTCACCTACGGCTGCATATTTATAGATGAAGCCTGCCAATACCTTACCCACCTGCTGCACAGTAATACTTGCAAACAACATCGCGCCGCCATTTTGGAGGTACTGGAATATATAGTATACAATGCGCCACTGGTCGTCATCGCTGATGCACACATGGACGATTTAACGGTAAACTTCTTTCTTGCAATGCGACCAAAAGGTGAAGTCCCGTACATTATTAAAAACGAGTGGCGAAACGGTTCACGCACAATTTATTGGTACGAGGGGGATAATGAGAGCGCCATAGTCGCCCAAATCTCGGCAGCGCTGATGCTTGGAGAGAAAGTCATGGTTGCAAGTGACAGTAAGCGTTTCATCAAAAAACTCGACAAATCCTTTACTATCAAGTACGAAGAATCTAGTAGTTCGCCAAGTGAACTTGGCGGGGTGCATGTTAAAGGGGATACTTCGACTGCGCTCAGTAACCGGGAAAAGGAAGAATTAACAGATTCCTCCTTTGCCCTTTCCCCCTTACCCCTTACCCCTTGCCCAGCCCGTAGGACTTCATACCGCATCTGGTCGGTTCATTCTGACAATTCTGGCAGTGATGAAAACGTCGCTTTCATTAAAGATATCACCAACGCCGTCAAAAACTTTGATGCCTTGTTCACTTCCCCTAGCCTGGGGACTGGTGTCGATATTTCTGAGTATCATTTTGATTTAGTGTTCGGTGTGTTTCACGGCGTTTCCCAAACTGCTACCGAATGTGCCCAACAGCTTTACCGTTATCGCCCGAAAGTCCCGTTTCATATTTGGGTGGCCCCGCGTCCTCCCTTTGGTTACAAGGATACTAATGCTACTAAGATTAAAGAGCGCTTGCTCCAAACCAATGAAATGACCGCTTTTCTGTTGCGGATTGACAGAGAAACGGGTAAGCGCGGAGCCGAGAAAGATTGGGCGCTTGAGGCTTACTGCCAAATTATGGCTAACCGCCATTATTCTCTCAATAATCTGCGTGATGATTTGCGATCGCTTCTCACCGAAATGGGCAATACATTTATATATGTGGGCAGTGATTCAGATCCTCAATCTCTCGAAAGTCTTAAAGCAGCAGCACAAGCTTTGGATAGTGCCCACAATTCGGCTGTTGCAAAGGCTAACAATATTACTTTGAGTGAGTACCGTGCCCGTCAGAGCAAAGATTACCTTGACCCTAATGAAATTTTTGAATGCGAAAAGTTCCGCATTTCTGATTCTTACGGCATCGAAGTAACCGAATCACTTGTAGAAATGGATAAAGGTGGTCGATTAATTAGAGCGATCGCTGGACTTGAAGCCATTTTAGCCCCACCCGAAGAATCGTTTACTGACCCCAAAACTGGGCAAAGTTATCCTACCCCACCAACAATTGTCACCCAAAAAGACCGCACAGAGCGCGACAATCTACCTTTGTGCATCGACTGGGGCAATTATTCCGCACGGTGGCTGGCTAGATTTAACCTGGGGCTGCATCAAATTCTCACTTCTTTAATGAAGGGTGATGAAGTTACTGCCGATGACCCCACCTTACTCAAGATGACGGAGATCGCTATACATTGTGCTGCTCACGTCAAAGCAATTCTTGGGTTTACTATTCCCAGTGACTGTAAACCTATTTGGTTGCTGGCGACTTTAGTAGAGCAGCTGGGGCTAAAGCTGACTTTCCGCAAGCAGGGCAAGCGCGGTCAACAGGTGAAACTTTTTTCTTTATCTAAAGAGGAATTAGAATTTGCAATGCATGTAATTGCTCATCGCGTGGAAAAGCGTAATCAAAAAGAAAATCGAACCTATTATGCGACCCAAACCCCTGCTGCGTATAGTGTAAACCCCAATCAGCAGGCCGTATCCACGCCCCCCCCGAATGCTATAGGGAACTCCCATTGCCAAGGGGAGGATACTACAGATGAGAGCAGGGGAGCGGAGGAGCAGAGGAGCAGAGGAGTTGAGGAGTTGAGGAACAAAGAAGAAATTTGTACAAGTTCTTTCCCCTCTGCCCCCCTGCCCCCCTGCCCCTCTGCTCTCTTCACTGACCGGATTACTCTACTTCATTGCGTAGAAATACTTCGCTCTGGTATTTCTCGTGGAGTAGATGCAATTAAAGGCATTCTCAAACGATGGCAGAGTGATTTGCGCTGGGAGACGGTGCTGGAACTTGAAGCGATCGCTCCTGATGAACTGCGACTTGTCGAGGATGAAGTCCCGGAATTTTATGCCTTGCTGAATGAAGAGGTGTTGCCAATGGAGGGATAA